In Dermacentor andersoni chromosome 4, qqDerAnde1_hic_scaffold, whole genome shotgun sequence, the following proteins share a genomic window:
- the LOC140217047 gene encoding uncharacterized protein: protein MSLFPRKCEARSRSCGAVSRLFFFRDSDHPFLREMLQLRLVHYVPNIVVSSNVKDVPQAPWGFLKEVVDTFLFLKVGFSLEYVFTASRKEISAALVDSIFPDPLYRAPYLNRPYQDVLKRVRKMCVPPGVKTFFFKLHSETLPVKTWLNSRGCFVPWSTNCRLCPRAETIDHCFIDCRDAVFFWDILQRTLKKDIDMTPYSIRFLPFKVTGGPPYDMFIVLGLYSLWRSRLCDRHAESPRTTKSFFRESAAYVRSVYAVQEPPPDWMHLLDACVCLPEF from the coding sequence atgagtctctttccacgtaagtgtgaggctcggagcaggagctgtggcgctgtttctcgcttgtttttctttcgagacagtgaccatccgttcttgcgtgaaatgttgcaactgcgtttagttcattatgttcctaacatagtagtgtcatcaaatgtcaaagatgtcccacaggctccttggggctttctcaaggaggttgttgacacatttcttttcttgaaagttggATTCAGCCTTGAGTACGTGTTCACAGCGAGTCGAAAAgaaatttctgcggcactggttgactctattttcccagatcctttgtatcgtgcaccttatttaaaccgaccttatcaggatgtacttaaacgcgtccgaaaaatgtgtgtgcctcctggagtaaaaacatttttctttaaattacattcggaaacactccctgttaaaacttggttgaattcgaggggttgctttgtgccgtggtcaacaaactgtcggctctgtccacgtgccgaaaccatagatcactgtttcatagactgtagggacgctgtatttttttgggacattctccaacggacgcttaaaaaggacattgacatgactccatactcaattaggtttctaccgtttaaggttacaggtggtcctccctatgacatgttcattgtacttggtttatacagcctgtggagaagtagactctgtgatcgccatgccgaaagcccgcgaactacaaaatccttctttcgcgaaagtgctgcgtatgtaagaagtgtgtacgctgtgcaggaacctccgccagactggatgcacttgttggatgcatgtgtgtgtttgcctgagttttaa